In Anseongella ginsenosidimutans, one genomic interval encodes:
- the dnaK gene encoding molecular chaperone DnaK — translation MSKIIGIDLGTTNSCVAVMEGNEPVVITNSEGKRTTPSIVAFVEGGERKVGDPAKRQAITNPQKTISSIKRFMGNSYDEVQKEIARVPYKVVKGDNNTPRVDIDGRLYTPQEISAMVLQKMKKTAEDFLGQEVTEAVITVPAYFNDAQRQATKEAGEIAGLNVRRIINEPTAAALSYGLDKRNKDMKIAVFDCGGGTHDVSILELGEGVFEVKSTDGDTHLGGDDFDQVIIDWMAEEFQKDEGIDLRQDPMALQRLKEAAEKAKIELSSTTSTEINLPYIMPVNGIPKHLVRTLSRAKFEQLADSLVQRTIDPCRSALKNAGLTIKDIDEIILVGGSTRIPAVQQAVEKFFGKAPSKGVNPDEVVAIGAAIQGGVLSGDVKDVLLLDVTPLSLGIETLGGVFTRLIEANTTIPTKRSEVFSTASDSQPSVEIHVLQGERQMAAQNRTIGRFHLDGIPPAPRGVPQVEVTFDIDANGILHVSAKDKGTGKEQKIRIEASSGLSDEEIKKMKEEAEQNAEADKKAREEVEKVNAADALIFSTEKQLKEYGDKLPADKKSTIEAALGSLKDAHSKRDFAAIETATASLTEAWNAASEELYKASQAEGGSAADAGAGAGEPGGEASSDDKDVKDVDFEEVKDDDKK, via the coding sequence ATGTCAAAGATAATTGGAATAGATTTAGGTACCACCAATTCTTGTGTGGCGGTAATGGAAGGTAATGAGCCGGTGGTCATTACCAATAGCGAAGGTAAGCGGACCACTCCTTCAATTGTGGCTTTTGTGGAAGGTGGTGAAAGAAAAGTAGGCGACCCGGCCAAGCGGCAGGCGATCACCAACCCCCAGAAGACCATTTCTTCTATCAAACGCTTCATGGGGAACAGTTACGATGAAGTACAAAAGGAAATAGCACGTGTACCCTATAAAGTGGTAAAGGGCGATAATAATACCCCGCGTGTGGACATCGATGGCCGTCTGTACACTCCTCAGGAAATTTCCGCGATGGTGCTTCAGAAAATGAAGAAGACTGCCGAGGATTTCCTCGGACAGGAAGTAACCGAGGCGGTTATTACTGTGCCTGCCTACTTTAACGACGCGCAGCGCCAGGCAACAAAAGAAGCCGGGGAAATTGCCGGCTTAAACGTACGGCGTATCATTAACGAGCCTACAGCTGCCGCTCTTTCTTACGGGCTGGACAAACGAAACAAAGATATGAAGATCGCCGTATTTGACTGCGGCGGCGGAACACATGACGTATCAATACTGGAACTCGGCGAAGGCGTTTTCGAGGTGAAGTCAACCGACGGCGATACGCACCTTGGCGGTGACGATTTTGACCAGGTAATCATTGACTGGATGGCAGAAGAATTCCAGAAAGATGAAGGCATTGACCTGCGGCAGGACCCCATGGCCCTGCAACGTCTGAAAGAAGCTGCGGAAAAAGCGAAGATCGAGCTTTCCAGCACAACGTCCACGGAGATTAACCTGCCCTATATCATGCCTGTGAACGGGATTCCCAAGCATCTTGTACGCACCCTTTCCAGGGCGAAGTTCGAGCAACTGGCAGACTCCCTGGTTCAACGGACAATCGACCCCTGCAGATCTGCATTGAAAAATGCCGGCCTCACGATAAAGGACATTGACGAGATTATCCTTGTGGGTGGATCAACCCGTATCCCTGCGGTGCAGCAGGCCGTAGAAAAATTCTTCGGAAAGGCGCCTTCCAAAGGTGTCAACCCCGACGAAGTAGTGGCAATCGGCGCGGCCATTCAGGGCGGTGTACTTTCCGGCGACGTAAAGGATGTGCTGTTGCTGGATGTTACCCCGCTTTCACTGGGTATCGAAACCCTTGGCGGCGTGTTCACCAGGCTGATCGAAGCCAATACGACCATCCCTACCAAGCGCAGTGAAGTGTTTTCCACTGCTTCGGACAGCCAGCCGAGCGTAGAGATCCACGTTTTACAGGGTGAACGCCAGATGGCTGCCCAAAACCGCACAATCGGACGTTTCCATCTCGATGGCATCCCGCCGGCTCCCAGGGGAGTACCCCAGGTAGAAGTGACGTTTGACATTGATGCGAACGGTATCCTGCACGTGAGCGCCAAAGATAAAGGCACCGGCAAAGAACAGAAGATCCGCATCGAAGCTTCTTCCGGCTTGAGCGATGAAGAAATAAAGAAAATGAAGGAAGAGGCGGAACAGAATGCGGAAGCCGATAAAAAGGCTCGTGAAGAAGTAGAGAAGGTCAATGCGGCCGATGCGCTGATCTTTTCCACTGAAAAACAGCTGAAAGAATACGGCGATAAGCTTCCGGCCGATAAAAAGTCGACGATTGAAGCAGCCCTGGGTTCCCTGAAGGACGCTCATTCCAAAAGGGACTTTGCCGCAATCGAGACAGCCACCGCCAGCCTTACAGAAGCCTGGAACGCAGCTTCGGAAGAACTTTACAAAGCCAGCCAGGCGGAAGGCGGCTCAGCTGCTGATGCCGGCGCGGGAGCCGGGGAACCTGGCGGAGAAGCTTCTTCGGATGACAAAGACGTCAAAGATGTCGATTTTGAAGAAGTAAAAGACGACGATAAAAAATAA
- the rplQ gene encoding 50S ribosomal protein L17: protein MRHGKKINHLGRTDTHRKAMLANMASSLIMHKRINTTVAKAKALRVYVEPLLTKAKSDTTHSRRTVFTYLQNKESVTELFREVAVKIADRPGGYTRIIKTGTRLGDNAEMCFIELVDYNELYGQGKGEEKKEKTTRRGRGRGKKGAAAAGKTAEEAPAAAAAEVKEESAPAKESAPAKEAAPAKEAAPAKEAKAAKEAAAPAAEAAAEPAAETAAAPAEEASSDTAPGDAPAADETSSDEEKKS, encoded by the coding sequence ATGAGACACGGAAAGAAAATAAATCACCTGGGCAGAACGGATACGCACCGTAAGGCTATGCTGGCAAACATGGCTTCTTCCCTCATCATGCATAAGCGCATTAACACTACGGTTGCTAAAGCCAAAGCGCTGAGGGTATATGTGGAGCCCCTCCTCACAAAAGCAAAAAGCGATACTACGCATTCCCGCCGTACGGTGTTCACTTATCTTCAGAATAAGGAATCCGTTACAGAGCTGTTCCGGGAAGTGGCTGTGAAAATTGCAGACCGTCCGGGAGGATATACACGGATTATTAAAACAGGTACCCGCCTGGGTGATAACGCGGAAATGTGCTTCATCGAGCTGGTTGACTACAACGAACTTTACGGCCAGGGCAAAGGTGAAGAGAAGAAAGAAAAGACAACCCGCCGCGGAAGAGGCAGGGGTAAGAAAGGCGCTGCCGCCGCAGGTAAAACTGCGGAAGAAGCACCGGCCGCCGCTGCAGCTGAAGTAAAAGAGGAATCCGCTCCCGCAAAAGAATCCGCTCCCGCAAAAGAAGCTGCTCCCGCTAAGGAAGCCGCTCCCGCAAAAGAAGCGAAAGCCGCTAAGGAAGCAGCCGCTCCCGCTGCAGAAGCTGCCGCTGAACCGGCTGCTGAAACCGCCGCCGCTCCTGCTGAAGAAGCGTCTTCTGACACAGCTCCCGGCGATGCGCCTGCTGCGGATGAAACCTCTTCAGACGAGGAAAAGAAAAGCTGA
- a CDS encoding DNA-directed RNA polymerase subunit alpha, with the protein MAILAFQRPDKVIMQKATDFQGTFEFRPLEPGFGVTIGNALRRILLSSLEGYAITSVKLAGVSHEFSTIKGIVEDVTEIVLNLKQVRFKKTGEVGENEKIFVLINGQETFSAGDIGKFSSNFTVLNPDLVICNMNKDVTLEVELTVSKGRGYVPADENKQPDAVLGVIPIDSIFTPIKNVKYTIENYRVEQKTDYEKLIFDITTDGSIHPEDALKDAAKILIQHFMLFSDERIMLETQTKELTQEVDEEILHMRKILKTELTDLDLSVRALNCLKAADIKTLADLVQYDVADMLKFRNFGKKSLAEIQELVKSKGLTFGMNLSKYKLDEE; encoded by the coding sequence ATGGCAATATTAGCTTTTCAACGACCCGACAAAGTAATCATGCAGAAGGCAACCGACTTCCAGGGAACTTTCGAGTTTCGTCCTCTGGAACCGGGTTTCGGCGTCACAATCGGGAATGCCCTGCGCAGAATATTATTATCTTCACTGGAAGGGTATGCCATTACTTCAGTAAAGTTGGCCGGTGTATCGCATGAGTTCTCCACCATAAAGGGAATAGTAGAAGACGTTACCGAGATCGTTCTTAATCTGAAACAGGTTCGTTTTAAGAAAACGGGCGAAGTAGGCGAGAACGAGAAAATATTTGTGCTGATCAACGGACAGGAAACGTTTTCCGCAGGTGATATCGGGAAATTCTCCAGCAACTTCACCGTGCTGAACCCTGATCTGGTTATCTGCAACATGAACAAGGACGTAACGCTTGAGGTGGAGCTTACTGTCAGCAAAGGACGCGGTTATGTACCGGCTGATGAAAATAAGCAGCCCGATGCGGTGCTGGGAGTGATCCCGATCGATTCTATCTTTACGCCTATCAAAAACGTAAAGTACACGATCGAAAACTACCGTGTTGAACAGAAGACGGACTACGAAAAGCTTATATTCGATATTACTACGGACGGTTCCATTCATCCGGAAGACGCCCTGAAGGATGCCGCCAAAATTCTGATCCAGCATTTCATGCTCTTCTCTGACGAGCGCATCATGCTGGAAACCCAGACGAAGGAGCTTACCCAGGAGGTGGATGAAGAGATCCTTCATATGCGCAAGATCCTGAAAACGGAGCTGACGGATCTCGATCTTTCAGTACGCGCTCTTAACTGCCTGAAGGCCGCCGATATTAAAACGCTTGCCGACCTGGTGCAGTACGATGTTGCTGATATGCTTAAATTCCGCAACTTTGGTAAAAAATCACTTGCTGAAATACAGGAGCTTGTAAAATCGAAAGGGCTTACCTTTGGTATGAACCTGTCCAAGTACAAGCTGGACGAGGAATAA
- the rpsD gene encoding 30S ribosomal protein S4 translates to MARYTGPKSKIARKFREPIFGPDKALEKKNYPPGMHGTSKRRNKQSEYALQLMEKQKAKYTYGLLERQFARLFDKASRKEGVTGELLLKYLEARLDNTVFRLGIAPTRAAARQLVSHRHIVVNDQVVNIPSYELRPGDIVQVRERSQSLEAITESLSVPRAGRYNWLEWDEKSLSGKFLNFPDRDQIPENIKEQLIVELYSK, encoded by the coding sequence ATGGCAAGATATACTGGCCCAAAATCAAAAATCGCCCGCAAGTTCCGCGAGCCTATCTTCGGCCCTGATAAAGCACTGGAGAAGAAGAACTATCCTCCCGGCATGCATGGCACTTCGAAGAGGCGCAACAAGCAGTCTGAATACGCGCTGCAGCTGATGGAGAAACAAAAGGCGAAATATACTTACGGGCTCCTTGAACGGCAGTTTGCCCGTCTTTTCGATAAGGCGAGCAGGAAAGAAGGCGTTACCGGCGAGCTGCTGCTGAAATACCTGGAAGCGAGACTGGACAATACAGTATTCCGCCTGGGTATTGCCCCTACGCGTGCAGCCGCACGCCAACTGGTGAGTCATCGTCATATCGTGGTAAATGACCAGGTGGTAAATATTCCTTCTTATGAGCTTCGTCCGGGAGATATCGTGCAGGTAAGGGAGCGTTCACAGTCGCTTGAAGCGATCACTGAATCCCTGTCTGTTCCCCGCGCAGGCCGGTACAACTGGCTTGAATGGGACGAAAAAAGCCTGAGCGGTAAGTTTCTTAATTTCCCGGATCGCGATCAGATTCCCGAGAACATTAAGGAGCAGCTTATCGTGGAGCTCTATTCTAAATAA
- the rpsK gene encoding 30S ribosomal protein S11, translating to MAKAKKTAKKRVVHVEASGQAHISATFNNIIITLTNNSGQVISWSSAGKMGFRGSKKNTPYAAAQAAIDCTKTAYDLGLRKVEVFVKGPGSGRESAMRTMQQNGLEILTIRDITPMPHNGCRPPKRRRV from the coding sequence ATGGCTAAAGCTAAGAAAACTGCAAAAAAACGTGTTGTTCATGTGGAGGCAAGCGGACAGGCCCACATTAGTGCAACATTTAATAATATCATTATTACCCTTACCAATAACAGCGGACAGGTAATTTCCTGGTCCTCTGCCGGTAAGATGGGCTTCCGGGGTTCTAAGAAGAATACACCCTATGCAGCTGCCCAGGCAGCAATTGACTGCACCAAAACAGCTTACGATCTTGGTTTGCGCAAAGTAGAAGTTTTCGTGAAGGGCCCGGGATCCGGTCGCGAGTCGGCAATGAGGACCATGCAGCAGAACGGTTTGGAGATTCTTACCATCCGCGATATTACGCCAATGCCTCATAACGGCTGCCGCCCCCCGAAAAGAAGAAGAGTATAA
- the rpsM gene encoding 30S ribosomal protein S13, with translation MARIAGIDLPRNKRGEIGLTYIFGIGRSTARNILTQAGVDVNTKVEEWTDDQLTAIRTVINEIKVEGALRSEIQLNIKRLMDIGCYRGTRHRKGLPLRGQKTKNNSRTRKGRRKTVANKKKATK, from the coding sequence ATGGCAAGGATAGCAGGTATTGATTTACCGAGAAACAAAAGAGGGGAGATAGGGCTGACCTATATTTTCGGCATAGGCCGTTCCACGGCCCGGAATATCTTGACCCAGGCAGGAGTTGATGTTAACACGAAAGTGGAAGAATGGACTGACGACCAGTTGACGGCCATCCGGACCGTTATCAATGAAATTAAGGTTGAAGGTGCGTTGCGCTCCGAAATACAGCTTAATATTAAGCGCCTGATGGATATTGGCTGCTATCGCGGAACCCGTCACCGGAAAGGCCTGCCACTTCGCGGTCAGAAGACGAAGAACAACTCCCGCACCCGTAAGGGAAGACGCAAGACAGTTGCCAACAAGAAGAAAGCGACCAAGTAA
- the rpmJ gene encoding 50S ribosomal protein L36, which yields MKVRASIKKRSVDCKIIRRKGKLYVINKKNPKYKQRQG from the coding sequence ATGAAAGTTAGAGCATCCATAAAAAAACGTAGTGTTGATTGCAAGATCATCAGGCGCAAGGGCAAGTTGTACGTGATCAACAAGAAGAACCCGAAGTACAAGCAACGTCAGGGATAA
- the infA gene encoding translation initiation factor IF-1: MAKQASIEQDGIIKEALSNAMFRVELENGHEIIAHISGKMRMHYIRILPGDRVKLELSPYDLSKGRIVYRYK, translated from the coding sequence ATGGCAAAACAAGCCTCGATTGAACAAGATGGTATTATAAAGGAAGCATTGTCAAACGCGATGTTCCGTGTGGAGCTGGAGAACGGCCACGAGATCATCGCGCATATTTCCGGGAAGATGCGAATGCACTACATCCGGATACTTCCCGGCGACCGGGTGAAGCTGGAGCTGTCGCCGTACGATCTGTCAAAGGGGCGGATAGTTTACCGGTACAAATAA
- the map gene encoding type I methionyl aminopeptidase, protein MIYYKTAEEIELIRKSSLLVSKTLAEIAGMIKPGITGIALDKRAEEFIRDHGAEPAFKGFNGFPYSLCISPNDKVVHGFPSEEELKEGDIISVDCGVAWNGFIGDSAYTFAVGAISEDLQTLLDVTKECLRRGVEKATAGNRVGDISYAVQEYAAQFNYGIVKELVGHGVGKELHEKPEIPNFGKRGSGPKLEEGMVIAIEPMINMGTARVKFWDDGWTVSTKDGKASAHFEHTVAIKKGKAEMLSTFECIEERIKQN, encoded by the coding sequence ATGATATATTATAAGACAGCGGAAGAAATTGAATTAATTCGCAAGAGTTCTTTGCTTGTTTCGAAAACCCTCGCTGAAATTGCAGGGATGATCAAACCCGGGATAACCGGTATTGCCCTGGATAAAAGAGCGGAGGAATTCATACGGGATCATGGCGCGGAGCCTGCTTTTAAAGGCTTCAACGGTTTCCCTTACTCACTCTGCATATCGCCGAATGATAAGGTGGTGCATGGTTTTCCCTCGGAGGAAGAGTTGAAAGAAGGGGATATCATCTCTGTTGACTGCGGCGTTGCCTGGAACGGTTTTATAGGTGATTCTGCCTACACCTTTGCGGTTGGGGCCATCAGCGAAGACCTTCAGACCCTGCTGGACGTTACTAAGGAATGCCTGCGACGGGGTGTTGAGAAGGCGACGGCCGGCAACCGGGTAGGGGATATCAGTTATGCTGTTCAGGAATATGCCGCACAATTTAACTACGGGATCGTTAAGGAACTGGTAGGGCACGGAGTAGGCAAGGAGTTGCATGAAAAACCGGAGATCCCCAATTTTGGAAAAAGGGGAAGCGGGCCGAAGCTGGAAGAAGGAATGGTAATTGCTATTGAACCGATGATCAATATGGGGACGGCAAGAGTGAAGTTCTGGGATGACGGCTGGACGGTTTCCACCAAAGACGGTAAGGCATCGGCGCATTTTGAACACACGGTGGCGATCAAAAAGGGGAAAGCTGAAATGCTGTCGACTTTTGAATGCATTGAAGAACGCATAAAGCAAAACTGA
- the secY gene encoding preprotein translocase subunit SecY, translated as MKKLIDTLVNIWKIEDLRTRILNTIMFLAIYRLGSYVVLPGVNPAILNQSFDQSGLLGLLNMFAGGAFANASVMALGVMPYISASIVIQLLTVAVPYFQKLQKEGESGRKKINQITRYLTIIITAGQAMAFIKAQVPANAIMVNMTLFTVSSVVILTAGTMFVMWLGEKITDKGIGNGISLIIMIGIIAWLPQALIQESVAKFESGGGGLIALIVEMVALAVVVMFTILLVQGVRRIPVQYAKRIVGNKQYGGVRQYIPLKVNAAGVMPIIFAQAIMFIPATVGQIFPSAAESGFWSSFNDYTSVSYNVTFAILIILFTYFYTAITVNPMQMAEDMKKNGGFVPGVKPGRATADFIDTIMSRITLPGSVFLALIAILPAIAVQVGVSSQFAQFYGGTSLLIMVGVVLDTLQQIESHLLMRHYDGLMKTGRIKGRAAVGASI; from the coding sequence ATGAAGAAACTGATTGATACGCTGGTAAACATATGGAAGATTGAAGATCTTCGGACCAGGATATTGAATACCATCATGTTCCTGGCCATTTACCGTTTGGGATCATATGTAGTACTTCCGGGAGTTAATCCTGCCATCCTTAACCAGTCATTTGACCAGAGCGGACTTCTTGGGCTGCTGAATATGTTTGCCGGGGGAGCGTTTGCGAATGCTTCCGTAATGGCGCTTGGGGTGATGCCGTATATTTCGGCGTCCATTGTTATTCAGTTGCTGACGGTAGCGGTTCCTTATTTTCAGAAACTGCAGAAGGAAGGGGAAAGCGGGCGGAAGAAGATCAATCAGATCACACGTTATTTGACAATTATTATTACTGCCGGACAGGCAATGGCCTTTATCAAGGCGCAGGTCCCGGCCAATGCCATCATGGTGAACATGACGCTCTTTACCGTGTCTTCCGTCGTCATTCTTACCGCTGGAACCATGTTTGTCATGTGGCTTGGCGAGAAGATCACCGATAAAGGAATAGGCAACGGTATTTCGCTGATCATTATGATCGGTATTATTGCCTGGTTGCCCCAGGCCCTGATACAGGAAAGCGTTGCCAAATTTGAATCCGGTGGCGGCGGCCTTATTGCCCTGATCGTAGAAATGGTGGCGCTGGCCGTGGTGGTCATGTTCACCATCCTGCTGGTCCAAGGCGTCCGGAGAATACCGGTTCAGTACGCAAAGAGAATAGTAGGGAACAAGCAGTATGGCGGGGTAAGGCAGTATATTCCCCTGAAGGTGAATGCTGCCGGGGTAATGCCCATTATTTTCGCACAAGCCATTATGTTCATACCGGCAACCGTAGGGCAGATATTCCCTTCGGCTGCTGAGTCTGGCTTCTGGAGTTCCTTTAATGATTATACATCGGTAAGTTACAATGTAACGTTCGCCATACTGATTATTTTGTTCACGTATTTCTATACGGCAATTACGGTGAACCCGATGCAAATGGCGGAGGATATGAAAAAGAACGGAGGTTTTGTCCCCGGTGTAAAGCCAGGCAGGGCAACGGCCGACTTCATTGATACGATCATGTCCAGGATCACATTGCCTGGCTCGGTGTTTCTGGCGCTGATTGCCATACTGCCAGCCATTGCGGTGCAGGTAGGCGTTTCGTCTCAGTTTGCGCAATTTTACGGGGGAACCTCCCTGCTGATTATGGTAGGGGTTGTTCTTGACACGCTGCAGCAGATTGAAAGCCACTTGTTGATGAGGCATTACGATGGTCTGATGAAAACCGGCCGGATCAAGGGAAGAGCGGCAGTAGGCGCTTCCATATAA
- the rplO gene encoding 50S ribosomal protein L15, producing the protein MNLSTLTPAEGSVKKRKRIGRGPGSGRGGTSTRGHKGAGSRSGYSKKIGFEGGQMPLQRRVPKFGFKNINRVEYVGVNLDSLQSLAERFKLESIDIDTLREHGLVSKNDLIKVLGRGELTAKLEVKAHAFSESAVKAIEALGGSAVKLQ; encoded by the coding sequence ATGAACTTAAGCACACTCACGCCGGCAGAAGGTTCGGTAAAGAAACGTAAGAGAATAGGAAGAGGCCCCGGTTCCGGCCGCGGCGGCACTTCAACCAGAGGGCATAAAGGCGCGGGTTCCCGCTCCGGTTATTCCAAGAAGATCGGGTTTGAAGGCGGGCAGATGCCTCTTCAGCGCCGTGTACCTAAATTCGGGTTTAAGAATATTAACCGGGTGGAGTATGTTGGCGTTAACCTGGATTCCCTGCAAAGCCTTGCAGAGCGGTTTAAATTAGAAAGCATTGACATCGATACCCTGAGAGAACACGGCCTGGTTTCTAAAAACGACCTGATAAAGGTATTGGGCAGGGGCGAGTTGACTGCAAAGCTGGAAGTTAAAGCTCACGCGTTTTCAGAAAGCGCCGTAAAAGCTATTGAAGCATTAGGCGGCAGCGCGGTTAAATTGCAGTAA
- the rpmD gene encoding 50S ribosomal protein L30 yields the protein MAKIKITQIRSVIDRSEKQKKTMRALGLTKMNKAVELEATPQIIGMVKQVSHLVAVEKI from the coding sequence ATGGCAAAGATTAAAATTACGCAGATCAGAAGCGTTATCGATAGAAGCGAAAAGCAAAAAAAGACCATGCGGGCACTTGGGCTTACCAAGATGAACAAGGCGGTGGAACTGGAAGCAACCCCCCAGATCATTGGCATGGTAAAGCAGGTTAGTCATTTGGTAGCTGTTGAAAAAATTTAA
- the rpsE gene encoding 30S ribosomal protein S5 — MSTVNIKRVKSSEIELKDRLVAIKRVAKVTKGGRTFSFSAIVVVGDENGVVGYGLGKAKEVTEAIQKGIDDAKKNLIKVPVLKGTVPHEQYGKYSGGFVLLKPAAHGTGVIAGGSMRAVLESAGITDVLAKSRGSSNPHNVVKATIDALGKLRDPLAVADQRGVDLDKVFNG, encoded by the coding sequence ATGTCAACTGTAAACATAAAAAGAGTTAAGTCAAGCGAGATCGAGCTTAAAGACCGCCTGGTAGCGATAAAGAGGGTGGCCAAGGTCACCAAGGGCGGGCGTACTTTCAGCTTTTCGGCAATCGTAGTGGTAGGTGATGAAAACGGCGTGGTAGGCTATGGCCTGGGTAAGGCCAAGGAAGTTACCGAAGCCATTCAGAAAGGTATTGACGACGCAAAGAAGAACCTGATCAAGGTTCCTGTGTTAAAAGGAACGGTTCCTCATGAACAATACGGAAAGTATTCCGGCGGGTTTGTGCTGCTGAAACCTGCGGCACACGGTACCGGTGTAATCGCCGGCGGTTCCATGCGCGCTGTCCTTGAGAGCGCCGGTATCACCGACGTACTTGCCAAATCAAGAGGTTCATCCAATCCTCACAACGTAGTAAAGGCTACCATTGATGCGCTTGGCAAGCTTCGCGACCCGCTTGCTGTAGCAGATCAGCGGGGAGTAGACCTGGATAAAGTATTTAACGGATAG
- the rplR gene encoding 50S ribosomal protein L18, whose product MAKGKRFSRRDRIRLSIRKRIAGTSERPRLTVFRSNKAIYAQLIDDNEGKTLLAASVKDVESTGNKTDQSKEVGKKLAEKAAAAGISEVVFDRNGYLYHGRVKSLADGAREGGLRF is encoded by the coding sequence ATGGCAAAGGGTAAAAGATTTTCACGCAGGGATCGTATACGGTTATCAATCCGTAAGCGCATAGCAGGGACGAGTGAGCGTCCGCGTCTTACTGTTTTCAGAAGCAATAAAGCCATTTATGCGCAATTGATCGACGACAATGAAGGCAAAACGTTACTGGCCGCATCTGTAAAGGATGTTGAGTCGACAGGAAATAAAACAGACCAATCAAAGGAAGTTGGCAAAAAGCTGGCTGAAAAGGCGGCTGCTGCCGGGATATCCGAAGTGGTGTTTGACAGGAACGGTTACCTGTACCACGGCCGTGTAAAGTCACTGGCTGACGGCGCCCGGGAAGGCGGTCTCCGGTTTTAA
- the rplF gene encoding 50S ribosomal protein L6 yields MSRIGKLPIEVPSGVKVDISEDNTVKVKGPKGELSQQVDRDITISLEEGVLLVKRPSEQKRHKALHGLYRSLIHNMVKGVTEGFKIEQELVGVGYRASNQGNVLDLVLGYSHHFVFQLPPEVKVTTETVKGKNPKIILESIDKQLLGQIAAKIRSLRAPEPYKGKGIRYAGEVLRRKAGKAAAKK; encoded by the coding sequence ATGTCAAGAATAGGAAAACTACCCATTGAGGTCCCAAGCGGGGTAAAGGTAGACATAAGCGAAGATAATACCGTAAAGGTGAAAGGCCCCAAAGGGGAGCTTTCACAACAGGTAGACCGTGACATTACCATCAGTCTGGAAGAAGGCGTATTGCTGGTAAAACGGCCCTCGGAACAAAAACGCCATAAGGCGCTGCACGGTTTGTACCGTTCCCTTATCCATAATATGGTCAAAGGTGTTACTGAAGGATTTAAAATTGAGCAGGAGCTGGTTGGTGTAGGTTACCGCGCCAGTAACCAGGGCAATGTGCTTGACCTGGTACTCGGGTACTCCCACCACTTTGTTTTCCAGCTTCCGCCGGAAGTAAAGGTGACTACCGAAACCGTAAAGGGAAAGAATCCGAAGATCATTTTGGAAAGCATTGACAAGCAGCTGTTGGGACAAATAGCTGCAAAGATCCGCTCATTACGCGCACCTGAACCATATAAAGGAAAAGGTATCCGTTATGCGGGTGAAGTATTAAGAAGAAAAGCCGGTAAAGCAGCAGCTAAAAAATAA
- the rpsH gene encoding 30S ribosomal protein S8, with amino-acid sequence MHGDPISDYLTRVRNAVKANHRVVEIPASNIKKEITKVLFDKGYIANFKFEDNDIQGTIKIALKYHPVTKIPAIRAINRVSKPGSRRYADMKTMPRVLNGLGIAIISTSRGVMTDKEARRLNIGGEVLCSVY; translated from the coding sequence ATGCACGGCGATCCAATTTCAGATTATTTGACCAGAGTAAGGAATGCTGTTAAGGCCAACCACAGGGTTGTTGAAATTCCTGCATCTAATATCAAAAAGGAAATAACCAAGGTCCTTTTTGATAAGGGATACATTGCCAACTTTAAGTTCGAGGACAACGATATTCAGGGGACTATTAAGATCGCCCTTAAATATCACCCGGTAACCAAGATCCCGGCCATCCGGGCAATCAACCGGGTAAGTAAACCGGGCTCCCGCCGGTACGCCGATATGAAGACCATGCCGCGCGTACTCAACGGGCTGGGGATCGCAATCATTTCCACCTCAAGAGGGGTAATGACCGATAAGGAAGCCCGCCGCCTGAATATCGGCGGTGAAGTTCTATGTAGTGTTTATTAA
- the rpsN gene encoding 30S ribosomal protein S14 has protein sequence MAKESIKARDLKRRRLVEKYAERRAELKAAGDWEALDKLPRNSSSVRVRNRCKLTGRPRGYIRQFGISRVTFRDMALAGKIPGVTKASW, from the coding sequence ATGGCAAAAGAAAGCATTAAAGCACGGGACCTGAAGCGCAGGCGGCTTGTTGAAAAATACGCAGAGAGAAGAGCAGAGCTGAAAGCAGCCGGCGACTGGGAAGCGCTTGACAAGCTTCCGCGCAATTCTTCATCTGTACGTGTGCGTAACCGCTGTAAATTAACGGGCCGCCCAAGGGGTTACATCCGCCAGTTCGGCATATCACGGGTAACGTTCCGCGACATGGCGCTGGCCGGAAAGATCCCCGGAGTAACCAAAGCGAGCTGGTAA